One genomic region from Quercus robur chromosome 4, dhQueRobu3.1, whole genome shotgun sequence encodes:
- the LOC126724168 gene encoding uncharacterized protein LOC126724168 — protein MEAFVGCEHSLSFTKQRLKEMASLSASVSASASASLLGFRSGSGSGRAQISTTDVLNLKQFASKVSPIPSCFRFKNTARLQKRQRLVVASASNSIPSGDSNKEKSSGIKTSDAPQGPPFLTVLAGFLVFLLVSWIVGSIILWLIGIIVKVPPSK, from the exons ATGGAGGCATTTGTCGGATGTGAACATTCATTGAGTTTCACGAAACAAAGATTGAAAGAAATGGCATCACTCTCTGCTTCTGTTTCTGCTTCTGCTTCTGCTTCCCTCCTAGGGTTTCGTAGTGGAAGTGGAAGTGGAAGAGCTCAAATATCCACCACTGATGTCCTCAATCTTAAGCAATTTGCTTCTAAAGTCTCTCCAATCCCATCTTGTTTCAG GTTCAAGAACACTGCAAGATTGCAAAAAAGGCAAAGGTTGGTTGTTGCATCTGCATCAAACTCTATTCCTTCAGGAGATTCCAACAAAGAGAAATCAAGTGGGATTAAGACGAGTGATGCTCCCCAGGGACCTCCATTCCTTACCGTTTTGGCTGGTTTCTTAGTCTTTTTGCTTGTATCTTGGATTGTCGGATCCATTATCTTGTGGCTGATTGGCATAATTGTTAAGGTGCCACCATCAAAGTAG
- the LOC126724170 gene encoding uncharacterized protein LOC126724170 isoform X1, which produces MAEEGKADEQLFQLLSSLLHQVEALTNQEEVELRSKIEALGLEVTKVPSKSAQHLDELEIAKELDKLSTKLDDVDEMISSALAEDPKVQSLLSGTADVWMPVITATAEERLNFSAPTGDDCSEVGGKTSN; this is translated from the exons ATGGCAGAGGAAGGAAAAGCAGATGAGCAATTATTTCAGCTCCTCTCCAGTCTCCTCCACCAG GTCGAAGCATTGACCAATCAAGAAGAAGTTGAACTGCGTTCAAAAATTGAAGCCCTTGGTTTAGAAGTTACAAAAGTTCCTTCAAAATCTGCACAGCATCTTGATGAG CTGGAAATAGCCAAGGAGTTGGATAAATTATCCACAAAGTTGGATGATGTAGATGAGATGATATCATCAGCATTGGCTGAAGACCCAAAGGTGCAGTCACTCTTGAGTGGTACTGCTGATGTATGGATGCCAGTTATCACTGCTACTGCTGAGGAGCGTCTTAATTTTTCTGCACCAACCGGAGATGATTGCTCTGAAGTCGGAGGGAAAACTTCCAATTAA